From the Saccharomyces paradoxus chromosome XIV, complete sequence genome, one window contains:
- the LRO1 gene encoding phospholipid:diacylglycerol acyltransferase (Acyltransferase that catalyzes diacylglycerol esterification~similar to YNR008W): protein MGTLFRRNVQNRKSDSGENDRGNSAHNKRENRNHIHHQQGLGHKKRRGISGSARRKEHGNEFDKKRDGSGRKRWRDSRRLIFILGAFLGVLLPFSLGAYHVHNSDSDLFDNFVNFDSLKVYLDDWKDVLPQGLSSFIDDIQTGNYSTSSLDDLSENFAVGKQLLRDYNIEARHPVVMVPGVISTGIESWGVIGDDECDSSAHFRKRLWGSFYMLRTMVMDKVCWLKHVMLDPETGLDPPNFTLRAAQGFESTDYFIAGYWIWNKVFQNLGVIGYEPNRMTSAAYDWRLAYLDLEKRDRYFTKLKEQIELFHQLSGEKVCLIGHSMGSQIIFYFMKWVEAEGPLYGNGGRGWVDKHIDSFINAAGTLLGAPKAVPALISGEMKDTIQLNTLAMYGLEKFFSRIERVRMLQTWGGIPSMLPKGEEVIWGDMKSSSEDALNNNTDTYGNFIRFERNTSDAFNKNLTMKDAINMTLSISPEWLQRRVHEQYTFGYSKNEKELRENELHHKHWSNPMEVPLPEAPHMKIYCIYGVNNPTERAYVYKEENDSSALNLTIDYESKQPVFLTEGDGTVPLVAHSMCHKWAQGASPYNPAGINVTIVEMKHQPDRFDIRGGARSAEHVDILGSAELNEYILKIASGHGDLVEPRQLSNLSQWVSQMPFPM from the coding sequence ATGGGCACACTATTTCGAAGAAATGTTCAGAACAGGAAGAGTGATTCTGGTGAGAATGATAGGGGAAATTCTGCTCATAACAAGCGAGAGAACAGAAACCACATACATCATCAACAAGGATTAGGTCATAAGAAAAGGAGAGGTATTAGTGGCAGTGCAAGAAGGAAAGAGCATGGTAACGAATTTGACAAGAAAAGGGACGGGAGTGGTAGGAAACGTTGGAGAGATTCCAGAAGACTGATTTTCATTCTTGGAGCATTCTTAGGTGTGCTTTTACCATTCAGCTTAGGCGCTTATCATGTTCACAATAGCGATAGTGACTTGTTTGACAACTTTGTAAATTTTGATTCACTTAAAGTGTATTTGGATGATTGGAAAGATGTTCTCCCACAAGGTTTAAGTTCGtttattgatgatattCAGACTGGCAACTACTCCACATCTTCTTTAGATGATCTCAGTGAAAATTTCGCCGTTGGTAAACAACTCTTACGTGATTACAACATCGAAGCCAGACATCCTGTCGTGATGGTTCCCGGTGTCATTTCTACAGGAATTGAAAGTTGGGGAGTTATTGGAGACGATGAGTGTGATAGTTCTGCGCATTTTCGTAAACGGTTGTGGGGTAGTTTTTACATGCTGAGAACGATGGTTATGGACAAAGTTTGTTGGTTGAAACATGTGATGTTAGATCCTGAAACAGGCCTGGACCCACCGAATTTTACGCTACGTGCAGCGCAGGGCTTCGAATCAACTGACTATTTCATTGCGGGGTATTGGATCTGGAAtaaagttttccaaaatctGGGAGTGATTGGCTATGAACCCAATAGAATGACGAGTGCTGCGTATGATTGGAGGCTAGCATATTTGGATTTGGAAAAACGTGACAGGTACTTCACGAAGTTGAAGGAACAGATCGAACTGTTTCACCAACTGAGTGGTGAAAAAGTTTGTCTAATTGGGCATTCCATGGGTTCTCAAATCATCTTCTATTTTATGAAATGGGTCGAAGCTGAAGGCCCTCTTTATGGTAATGGTGGTCGTGGCTGGGTTGATAAACACATAGATTCATTCATTAATGCAGCGGGGACGCTTCTGGGTGCTCCCAAGGCAGTTCCAGCTTTGATCAGTGGTGAAATGAAAGATACTATTCAACTAAATACCTTGGCTATGTATGGTTTGGAAAAGTTCTTTTCTAGAATTGAGAGAGTAAGAATGTTACAAACGTGGGGGGGTATACCATCAATGCTACCAAAGGGAGAAGAGGTTATTTGGGGGGATATGAAGTCATCTTCAGAGGACGCATTAAATAACAACACTGATACATACGGTAATTTCATTCGCTTTGAAAGGAATACGAGCGATGCtttcaacaaaaatttgacGATGAAAGACGCCATTAACATGACATTGTCAATCTCACCCGAATGGCTCCAAAGGAGGGTACATGAGCAGTACACATTTGGCTATTCcaagaatgaaaaagagCTAAGAGAAAACGAGTTACATCACAAGCACTGGTCGAATCCGATGGAGGTACCACTACCAGAAGCTCCCCACATGAAAATCTATTGTATATACGGGGTGAACAACCCAACAGAAAGAGCATATGTAtataaggaagaaaatgactCGTCTGCTCTGAACTTGACCATTGACTACGAAAGCAAGCAGCCTGTATTCCTCACCGAGGGCGACGGGACCGTTCCGCTGGTAGCGCACTCGATGTGCCACAAATGGGCCCAGGGCGCTTCTCCGTACAATCCTGCCGGAATTAACGTTACCATTGTGGAAATGAAACATCAGCCAGATCGATTTGACATACGTGGTGGGGCCAGAAGCGCCGAACACGTAGACATCCTAGGCAGCGCGGAGTTGAATGAATACATCTTGAAAATTGCAAGCGGTCATGGAGATCTCGTAGAGCCACGTCAATTGTCTAATTTGAGCCAGTGGGTTTCTCAGATGCCCTTTCCAATGTAA
- the NRM1 gene encoding Nrm1p (Transcriptional co-repressor of MBF-regulated gene expression~similar to YNR009W) → MSIMKQRLPLGEFSSSKINKLAIANIADVNEARSHGENNVGAVCLPSIKSLMVSPEVYENSKSLPIPLVRSGGGGIACASKTSCQDSVRAKAMPRDYSELSKKLQIRLQFAYYKYKTKQTNKNFTDLKSKHSITRPSEVATHTKSEPLAKRRKLVLSQGHYKTPAKSRIKTPYSICSHGNTSSFTCFRGGSEGLSITADMNIADTTTPIRNNINTKHSNSHNRTLYQRQETPTSIKAAKSLIHLFTSNQ, encoded by the coding sequence ATGTCCATTATGAAGCAGAGGCTACCACTGGGAGAGTTTTCCAGCTCGAAGATCAACAAGCTGGCAATTGCCAATATTGCAGACGTTAACGAGGCTAGGAGCCATGGGGAGAACAACGTCGGCGCCGTATGCCTTCCCTCTATCAAGAGTTTGATGGTCAGTCCTGAAGTATACGAAAATTCGAAGAGTCTGCCTATTCCCTTAGTGAGGAGCGGTGGTGGAGGTATAGCTTGCGCCAGTAAGACATCATGCCAGGATAGTGTTCGCGCGAAGGCAATGCCCAGAGACTATTCTGAGCTCTCTAAGAAGTTGCAAATTCGTTTACAGTTTGCCTATTATAAATACAAGACTAAgcaaacaaacaaaaatttcacaGACTTGAAATCAAAGCATAGCATTACGAGGCCCTCCGAGGTCGCCACCCACACTAAGTCAGAGCCTTTAGCCAAGAGAAGGAAACTGGTACTATCTCAGGGTCATTATAAGACCCCTGCCAAGTCTAGGATCAAAACTCCATATTCCATTTGCTCTCACGGTAATACATCTTCCTTTACATGTTTCCGCGGTGGAAGCGAAGGTTTGAGTATTACTGCAGATATGAACATTGCAGATACCACTACACCAATACGCAACAACATAAACACAAAGCATTCAAACAGTCATAATCGCACGCTGTATCAGAGGCAAGAAACACCTACAAGCATCAAAGCTGCTAAATCTTTAATTCATCTCTTTACAAGTAACCAATAG
- the CSE2 gene encoding Cse2p (Subunit of the RNA polymerase II mediator complex~similar to YNR010W), with translation MNLQNNFLNQIHQILLPTAPTLDKPNTDTIKEEFSSVENRDEKDHLTNQQQPKNLSAPSTNSNGEFIPHIFYSLHQIRKDPNNLSNQLETSTGSIRHRLKLCKSLISENEDTKELLSKSPSEWQDIIHQREQELQIKRDVLDDLYRKLQR, from the coding sequence ATGAATCTACAGAACAACTTTTTAAATCAGATACACCAGATTTTACTGCCTACGGCTCCTACTCTCGATAAACCTAACACCGACAcgataaaagaagaattttcGTCAGTAGAAAATAGAGACGAAAAAGACCACCTCACCAACCAACAACAGcccaaaaatttgagtGCCCCCTCCACCAATTCTAATGGTGAATTCATACcgcatattttttattcgtTACATCAAATAAGGAAAGATCCAAATAATCTCTCAAATCAATTAGAAACCTCAACAGGTTCGATTAGGCATCGTTTGAAACTCTGTAAATCTTTGATATCAGAAAACGAAGACACCAAGGAATTATTGAGTAAAAGTCCATCAGAGTGGCAGGATATTATCCATCAACGTGAACAGGAATTGCAAATCAAGAGAGACGTCTTGGATGACCTTTATCGCAAATTACAACGATAA
- the PRP2 gene encoding DEAH-box RNA-dependent ATPase PRP2 (RNA-dependent DExD/H-box ATPase~similar to YNR011C), producing the protein MSNTTSGTGKRRVKRTYEVTRQDETAIGTGSSSVGEEEDKEAENKNFTSQPKRSRYDPNKTFSYTNQASKSNDLKEEPLESQKRSLKYGGKTRSNNELTSKKGVLSDSENKAEDASSNAGCELEATHKIRNAKESDKINRQHIWEEQQLRNAMARKSDHPDDIVVEGSDKYDYVFDTDAMIDYTNEEDDMLPEEKLQYEARLAKALETEEKRILTIQEARKLLPVHQYKDELLREIKKHQVLIIMGETGSGKTTQLPQYLVEDGYTDQGKLQIAITQPRRVAATSVAARVADEMNVVLGKEVGYQIRFEDKTTPNKTVLKYMTDGMLLREFLTDSKLTKYSCIMIDEAHERTLATDILIGLLKEILPRRPTLKLLISSATMNAKKFSEFFDDCPIFNVPGRRYPVDIHYTLQPEANYIHAAITTIFQIHTTQSLPGDILVFLTGQEEIERTKIKLEEIMSKLGSRTKQMLITPIYANLPQEQQLKIFQQTPENCRKVVLATNIAETSLTIDGIKYVIDPGFVKENSYVPSTGMTQLLTVPCSRASVDQRAGRAGRVGPGKCFRIFTKWSYSHELELMPKPEITRTNLSNTVLLLLSLGVTDLIKFPLMDKPSIPALRKSLENLYILGALNSKGTITRLGKMMCEFPCEPEFAKVLYTAATHEQCQGVIEECLTIVSMLHETSSLFIGQKRDAAASVISEVESDHMLYLEIFNQWRSSKFSRSWCQDHKIQFKTMLRVRNIRNQLFRCSEKVGLVEKNDQARMKVGNIAGYINGRITRCFISGFPMNIVQLGPTGYQTMGKSSGGLNVSVHPSSILFVNYKEKAQRPSKYVLYQQLMLTSKEFIRDCLVISKEEWLIDMVPQIFKSLIEDKTNRGRQ; encoded by the coding sequence ATGTCAAATACTACATCTGGAACTGGTAAGCGAAGAGTGAAAAGAACATATGAAGTTACAAGACAAGATGAGACTGCAATAGGTACTGGGTCATCTTCCGTGGGTGAGGAAGAGGACAAAGAGGCAGAAAATAAGAACTTTACCTCACAGCCAAAACGATCACGCTATGACCCtaataaaactttttcttataCGAACCAAGCTTCAAAGAGTAATGATCTAAAAGAAGAACCACTTGAATCGCAAAAAAGATCTCTAAAATATGGTGGGAAAACAAGGTCAAATAATGAGCTTACTTCGAAGAAAGGTGTGTTGAGTGATTCTGAGAACAAAGCTGAGGACGCATCTTCTAATGCGGGTTGTGAATTAGAAGCTACTCATAAAATAAGGAATGCAAAAGAAAGTGATAAAATAAACAGACAGCACATATGGGAGGAACAACAACTGCGAAATGCGATGGCCAGAAAAAGCGATCATCCTGATGACATTGTAGTGGAAGGGTCTGATAAGTACGATTATGTCTTCGACACGGATGCAATGATTGATTACACTAATGAAGAGGACGATATGCTACCTGAGGAGAAACTTCAATATGAGGCTCGCTTAGCAAAGGCTTTAGAAACTGAGGAAAAGCGTATACTGACTATACAAGAGGCAAGGAAACTTTTGCCCGTACACCAATATAAGGATGAGCTGCTACGAGAGATCAAAAAACATCAAGTTTTGATTATAATGGGTGAAACTGGTTCTGGTAAAACTACACAGTTACCACAATATTTGGTAGAGGATGGATACACTGATCAGGGGAAGTTACAAATCGCCATAACACAACCACGCCGTGTGGCCGCCACTTCTGTTGCAGCAAGAGTGGCAGATGAAATGAATGTTGTGCTCGGCAAGGAAGTGGGTTACCAGATCCGTTTTGAAGACAAAACAACTCCAAATAAGACGGTTCTGAAGTATATGACAGATGGTATGTTACTGAGAGAATTTCTGACAGATTCCAAATTAACTAAATATTCCTGTATTATGATTGACGAAGCTCACGAACGTACCCTAGCTACAGATATCTTGATAGGCTTGTTGAAAGAGATTTTGCCGCGAAGACCCACTTTAAAATTACTAATATCATCAGCAACAAtgaatgcaaaaaaattttcggagttttttgatgattgtCCAATTTTCAACGTCCCTGGGAGAAGATACCCTGTAGATATTCACTACACATTACAGCCAGAGGCAAACTATATTCACGCTGCTATAACAactatttttcaaattcatacTACGCAGAGTTTACCGGGGGATATACTGGTGTTCTTAACGGggcaagaagaaattgaaagaacaaaaatcaAGTTGGAGGAGATCATGTCTAAATTAGGTTCtagaacaaaacaaatgCTTATAACACCTATATATGCGAATTTGCCCCAAGAGcagcaattgaaaatcttTCAGCAGACCCCGGAAAATTGTAGGAAAGTAGTTTTGGCAACCAATATCGCGGAAACTTCGTTGACCATTGATGGTATTAAGTATGTCATTGATCCTGGATTTGTTAAGGAGAATTCTTACGTGCCTTCCACGGGAATGACCCAACTTTTGACAGTTCCATGCTCAAGAGCTTCAGTTGATCAGCGTGCTGGTAGGGCTGGTCGTGTTGGGCCTGGAAAGtgtttcagaatttttaccaaatgGTCATATTCGCACGAATTAGAACTCATGCCTAAGCCTGAGATCACAAGAACAAACCTTTCTAACACAGTGTTACTATTGCTATCGCTTGGCGTTACTGACTTGATAAAGTTTCCTTTAATGGATAAACCCAGCATCCCTGCGTTACGGAAGTCTTTGGAGAATTTATACATTTTAGGTGCTTTAAATAGCAAGGGGACAATAACTCGGCTAGGTAAAATGATGTGCGAGTTTCCCTGTGAACCTGAGTTTGCTAAAGTGCTTTATACAGCTGCTACGCACGAACAATGCCAAGGTGTAATAGAAGAGTGTTTGACCATAGTTTCGATGCTACATGAAacatcttcattatttattgGTCAAAAAAGAGACGCTGCAGCAAGTGTAATAAGTGAAGTGGAAAGCGATCACATGCTGTATTTGGAAATCTTCAATCAATGGAGAAGCTCTAAATTTTCCAGAAGTTGGTGTCAAGACCACAAAATTCAATTCAAAACGATGTTGAGGGTAAGGAATATTAGAAACCAATTGTTCAGGTGTAGTGAAAAGGTTGGATTAGTTGAAAAGAACGACCAAGCCAGGATGAAGGTAGGCAATATAGCGGGCTACATAAATGGTAGAATAACACGATGCTTTATCAGCGGGTTTCCAATGAATATTGTGCAGTTGGGGCCCACCGGGTATCAGACCATGGGTAAGTCATCAGGTGGACTGAACGTTAGTGTTCATCCTTCTAGTATACTTTTCGTTAATTATAAGGAAAAGGCGCAGAGACCGAGCAAATATGTGCTTTATCAACAATTGATGTTAACATCGAAGGAATTTATTAGGGACTGTTTAGTTATctctaaagaagaatggCTGATAGACATGGTTCCGCAAATCTTTAAAAGTTTAATTGAGGATAAAACAAATAGGGGAAGACAGTGA